A region of Mugil cephalus isolate CIBA_MC_2020 chromosome 3, CIBA_Mcephalus_1.1, whole genome shotgun sequence DNA encodes the following proteins:
- the LOC125005352 gene encoding chromodomain Y-like protein 2, producing the protein MASGDLYEVERIVDKRRNKKGKWEYLIRWKGYGSKEDTWEPEHHLLHCEEFIDQFNSLRLQSHKRPKVPKNRGESLITAHPSAAENPRARSEVRKKKRTCGPAVGVRVGSVLGIGSGGAKTTQKQRKVSVGPGKHALGDRVSKAMTYKAPPPPGGPHFVPPLRVPHNGLQNGEMEPLVYRTASKSHRLPTTRADGELGHTDNTGQQFTQLGSPVANGKMHLHSSVKRKLAEEKGYVFDKRLRYNVRQNESNCRFRDIVVRKEEGFTHVLLSSQTTDNNALTPEIMKEVCRALGNAAADDSKLLLLSSVGTVFCSGLEPSYLIGRLSTDRRKESSRIAEAVRDFVLAFIHFKKPIVVAINGPALGLGASILPLCDVVWASERAWFQTPCAALHLTPSGCSSYTFPQILGVALANEMLFCGRKLTAQEACSRGLVSQVFWPTTFNQEVMLRVKEMASCNAVVLEESKCLVRSILMSVLEDVNEKECQMLKQLWCSTKGLEALFSYLHNKTYEK; encoded by the exons ATGGCATCAGGAGACCTTTACGAG GTGGAGCGGATTGTGGACAAGAGGCGGAACAAGAAGGGTAAGTGGGAGTACCTGATCAGGTGGAAAGGCTATGGAAGCAAGGAGGACACCTGGGAGCCAGAACACCACCTACTGCACTGTGAGGAATTCATTGACCAGTTCAACAGCTTGAGACTGCAGTCACACAAGCGGCCCAAAGTCCCCAAAAATCGCGGGGAGTCCCTCATCACCGCTCACCCCTCCGCGGCGGAAAACCCCAGGGCTCGGTCGGAGGTCCGAAAGAAGAAAAGGACTTGTGGCCCAGCTGTGGGCGTCCGAGTAGGATCTGTCCTTGGGATTGGAAGTGGAGGGGCAAAAACCACTCAGAAGCAGAGGAAAGTGAGCGTGGGACCGGGCAAACACGCTTTAGGGGACAGAGTGAGCAAAGCAATGACCTACAAAGCCCCTCCACCGCCAGGTGGGCCTCACTTTGTCCCTCCATTGAGGGTTCCTCATAATGGACTCCAGAACGGAGAGATGGAGCCTCTCGTGTACAGGACTGCATCAAAGTCACATAGGCTGCCCACGACGAGAGCAGATGGAGAGCTAGGGCATACGGACAACACTGGACAGCAGTTCACACAACTAG GCTCCCCTGTAGCCAATGGAAAGATGCATCTGCACAGCTCGGTAAAGCGGAAGCTGGCTGAGGAGAAAGGCTACGTGTTTGACAAGCGGCTCAGGTATAACGTGCGACAGAATGAGAGCAACTGTCGATTCCGAGACATTGTGGTCAGGAAGGAAGAGGGCTTCACGCACGTCCTGCTGTCCAGCCAAACGACGGACAACAACGCTCTGACGCCGGAG ATCATGAAGGAAGTTTGTCGGGCTTTGGGTAATGCCGCCGCTGATGATAGTAAATTATTATTGCTCAGCTCAGTGGGGACTGTTTTCTGCAGTGGCCTGGAGCCGTCCTACCTGATAGGGCGTCTGTCCACCGACCGCAGAAAAGAGAGCAGCCGCATCGCAGAAGCCGTGCG GGACTTTGTGTTGGCATTCATCCACTTCAAGAAGCCCATTGTGGTGGCAATAAATGGGCCCGCTCTGGGCTTAGGAGCATCCATCCTGCCGCTGTGTGACGTGGTGTGGGCCAGCGAGAGGGCCTGGTTTCAGACTCCCTGCGCTGCCCTCCACCTCACCCCTTCAGGATGCTCCTCCTACACCTTCCCCCAGATCCTCGGCGTAGCTCTG GCTAATGAGATGCTGTTCTGCGGAAGGAAACTCACGGCGCAAGAGGCGTGCAGTCGAGGTCTGGTGTCGCAGGTCTTCTGGCCGACCACCTTCAATCAAGAAGTGATGCTGCGAGTGAAGGAAATGGCGTCGTGTAATGCAGTG GTTTTAGAGGAGTCCAAATGCCTGGTGAGGAGCATCCTCATGTCTGTGTTGGAGGACGTGAATGAGAAAGAGTGTCAGATGCTGAAGCAGCTGTGGTGCTCAACCAAAGGACTCGAGGCACTCTTCAGTTACCTTCACAACAAGACGTACGAAAAGTGA